In the Borrelia hispanica CRI genome, one interval contains:
- a CDS encoding DUF777 family protein: MHVNYDIYRMNSQMAGSALTQEEIKLWIYRNIFISTIGIIKSFDSETQEGVVLPYIYKNVEIKTRCISNMHFNLQENDEVILLQSSINLFDINDDHHYDKNYFYILRPINMQNATIKVDDFSIHTKNLMEIKNNNISLKQVLEEIVNCLYNLRVAQGTVEPSFYTYVNNIQNKINMLLK, from the coding sequence ATGCATGTGAATTATGATATTTACAGAATGAATAGCCAAATGGCTGGTTCTGCATTAACACAAGAAGAGATCAAGCTATGGATTTATAGAAATATTTTCATCTCTACAATAGGAATTATCAAATCTTTTGATTCTGAGACTCAAGAAGGTGTTGTATTACCATACATTTACAAAAATGTAGAAATTAAGACTCGATGTATATCAAATATGCATTTTAATTTACAAGAAAATGATGAGGTTATTCTTTTGCAAAGTAGTATAAATCTTTTCGATATTAATGATGATCATCATTATGATAAAAACTATTTCTATATATTACGACCAATTAATATGCAAAATGCAACTATCAAAGTTGATGATTTTTCTATTCACACAAAAAACCTTATGGAGATCAAAAATAATAATATAAGTTTGAAACAAGTCTTAGAAGAAATAGTTAATTGTTTATACAATTTGAGAGTTGCGCAAGGTACGGTTGAACCTAGTTTTTACACGTATGTTAATAACATACAAAACAAAATAAACATGTTGCTTAAATAG
- a CDS encoding DUF792 family protein yields MITQFTTDFIHQYQDAKGIKSMLDYMHLTPSQITTILKETFNQLSSVFMTSNFLILCPRMDFKGQGYVPQGFFIQAKSELINMKYNTTCSKRPIIDYYTRKSTHVSYNPTFNDEIITLNNAKLVSGYSELLKWSFNVPFGKSIFPNTSNLAKQHLTNRVKESVPFSVYSPSFGFIEIVAITSLDLKDTVYLDEVEISVTLEVLKTFTKYKG; encoded by the coding sequence ATGATTACACAATTTACAACTGATTTTATTCACCAGTACCAAGATGCAAAAGGCATAAAATCAATGCTAGATTATATGCACTTAACGCCATCTCAAATAACAACCATTTTAAAAGAAACTTTTAACCAATTATCTAGTGTGTTTATGACATCTAACTTCTTGATTCTATGTCCACGAATGGACTTTAAAGGCCAAGGATATGTCCCACAAGGATTTTTCATTCAAGCTAAAAGTGAATTAATCAATATGAAATATAATACTACTTGTTCAAAACGTCCTATAATTGATTATTACACTCGTAAATCTACACATGTAAGTTATAATCCTACTTTCAACGACGAGATTATCACCTTAAATAATGCTAAATTAGTTAGTGGATATTCAGAACTACTCAAATGGTCATTTAATGTGCCTTTCGGAAAATCCATATTTCCAAATACTAGCAATTTAGCAAAACAACACTTAACTAATAGGGTAAAAGAAAGTGTGCCATTTAGTGTTTATAGCCCATCTTTTGGATTTATAGAAATAGTTGCTATTACTTCTCTTGATCTGAAAGATACAGTATATCTTGATGAGGTTGAAATTAGTGTAACATTAGAAGTTCTCAAAACATTTACAAAATACAAAGGATAA
- a CDS encoding GPW/gp25 family protein encodes MDIRIDNDFNLAFNSNLQLVDSIEEQKQRLFIFLKTPKGSLFYDPQWGLDYSHIVKLIKINSLTQIKTYLFNIIQDLKIDIVNLDVKIQSNAISIVFHFPNDTLNMEVKL; translated from the coding sequence TTGGATATCAGAATTGACAATGATTTTAACTTAGCATTTAATTCGAATTTACAGCTTGTTGATAGTATTGAAGAACAAAAACAACGACTATTCATCTTCTTGAAGACTCCAAAAGGTAGTCTTTTCTATGATCCTCAATGGGGTTTAGATTATTCACACATTGTGAAGCTTATCAAGATAAACTCTTTAACGCAAATAAAAACTTACCTATTCAATATTATACAAGATCTCAAAATTGACATTGTAAATCTTGACGTAAAGATACAATCAAACGCAATAAGCATTGTCTTTCACTTTCCAAATGACACTCTAAACATGGAGGTTAAATTATGA
- a CDS encoding DUF693 family protein — MEPRLLKYDFKIEFYDQPKIYETPKKENETQTEKAKEKSIPKEKPKEETKTEKTEEKKKNTNEPKIVLRTTDGIHIDIQISDVYTSYNYICAKQAKLTIWNLPIDFNDNLQAGNIVAIYYKKFADAKDYDFIMSGYLGTPMSTDYPSGDFSVELEIHLASKSNYFHRALNPNQFQGMTVEEAIKSAFPGRNIINMTYENKKRIINESFCATTPVEFVEKITKKYVQSIRTDITPKDHTQLIKEASINTTDIECNYIFTNYVPIQTETEKKEETEKNKPIQKGKNLKTETPTTDTKEEETKKDTDEDYEPLEDYLLEFIPQQEVTIGSNINIKFIYWNAKIMYTHKLKVGDKVSFIDRTGKKIKSIISQANAVLSNIGECSLILKLYDNTNYLNIKGEAK, encoded by the coding sequence ATGGAGCCTAGACTTTTAAAATATGACTTTAAGATCGAATTCTACGATCAACCTAAAATCTACGAGACACCTAAAAAAGAAAATGAAACTCAAACTGAAAAAGCTAAAGAAAAGAGCATACCTAAAGAAAAACCAAAGGAAGAAACTAAGACTGAAAAAACTGAAGAAAAGAAGAAAAATACAAACGAACCCAAAATTGTACTTCGAACTACAGATGGCATACATATAGACATTCAAATATCTGATGTATATACAAGCTATAACTATATATGTGCCAAACAAGCAAAACTAACTATTTGGAATTTACCTATAGATTTTAATGATAATTTACAAGCTGGTAATATTGTGGCAATTTACTATAAAAAATTTGCAGACGCTAAAGATTATGACTTTATCATGTCTGGGTACTTAGGTACACCTATGAGTACTGATTATCCTAGTGGTGATTTTAGTGTTGAATTGGAAATTCATTTAGCATCAAAAAGCAATTATTTTCATAGAGCACTCAACCCAAATCAATTTCAAGGCATGACAGTAGAAGAGGCGATCAAATCAGCTTTTCCTGGTAGAAATATTATCAATATGACTTACGAAAACAAAAAACGTATAATAAATGAAAGTTTTTGTGCAACTACACCTGTTGAATTTGTTGAAAAAATAACTAAAAAGTATGTCCAAAGCATTAGAACAGATATTACACCTAAAGACCATACACAACTAATCAAAGAAGCATCTATTAATACTACTGATATCGAATGTAACTATATATTTACAAATTACGTACCGATACAAACAGAAACAGAGAAAAAAGAAGAAACAGAAAAAAATAAGCCTATACAAAAGGGTAAAAATCTAAAAACAGAAACACCTACAACAGACACAAAAGAAGAGGAAACAAAAAAAGACACAGATGAAGACTATGAACCTCTTGAAGATTATCTCCTTGAATTCATACCACAACAAGAAGTCACTATAGGTTCAAATATAAATATTAAGTTCATATATTGGAATGCCAAGATTATGTATACTCACAAATTAAAAGTTGGCGATAAAGTCAGTTTTATTGATAGAACTGGTAAAAAAATTAAGAGCATTATTTCACAAGCTAATGCTGTATTAAGCAATATTGGTGAGTGTTCTCTTATACTCAAGCTTTATGATAATACTAATTACTTAAATATCAAAGGAGAAGCTAAATAA